The following proteins are encoded in a genomic region of Pseudomonas sp. Os17:
- the oscA gene encoding sulfur starvation response protein OscA: MSASLRSVDGQDEATILREIQSALRDLRFGAVEITVHNAQVVQIERKEKFRLQQPGHKPG; encoded by the coding sequence ATGAGCGCATCTCTACGTAGCGTTGACGGCCAGGACGAAGCAACCATCTTGCGTGAAATTCAAAGCGCCCTGCGCGACCTGCGCTTTGGCGCGGTGGAAATCACCGTGCACAACGCCCAGGTCGTGCAGATCGAACGCAAGGAAAAATTCCGCCTGCAACAGCCCGGCCACAAGCCCGGCTAA
- a CDS encoding sulfate ABC transporter substrate-binding protein: MSSIRRYALAALASAVFAGSAVAKDYELLNVSYDPTRELYQDYNAEFTSFWKQSHPGDNVKIQQSHGGSGKQGRAVIDGLRADVVTLALAGDIDEIAKLGKTLPADWQKRLPDASTPYTSTIVFLVRKGNPKGIKDWGDLIKKDVSVITPNPKTSGGARWNFLAAWAYGLKAGGSEAKAQEYVKELFKHVPVLDTGARGSTITFVNNGQGDVLLAWENEAFLALKEEGGADKFDIVVPSLSILAEPPVAVVDKNAEKKGNTEIAEAYLKHLYSPAGQEIAAKNFYRPRDKDVAAKYAQQFPKLDLVTIDKDFGGWKTAQPKFFNDGGVFDQIYTAQ; this comes from the coding sequence ATGTCGTCGATTCGCCGTTATGCCCTGGCCGCCCTCGCCAGCGCCGTTTTTGCCGGTTCCGCCGTTGCCAAGGATTACGAGCTGCTCAACGTGTCCTACGACCCGACCCGCGAGCTGTACCAGGACTACAACGCCGAGTTCACCAGCTTCTGGAAGCAATCGCATCCCGGCGACAACGTGAAGATCCAGCAATCCCATGGTGGTTCCGGCAAACAGGGCCGGGCGGTGATCGACGGCCTGCGCGCCGACGTGGTGACCCTGGCCCTGGCCGGTGACATCGACGAAATCGCCAAGCTCGGCAAGACCCTGCCGGCGGACTGGCAAAAACGCCTGCCCGACGCCAGCACGCCCTACACTTCGACCATCGTGTTCCTGGTGCGCAAGGGCAATCCCAAGGGCATCAAGGACTGGGGCGACCTGATCAAGAAAGACGTCTCGGTGATCACCCCCAACCCGAAAACCTCCGGCGGCGCGCGCTGGAACTTCCTCGCTGCCTGGGCCTATGGGCTGAAGGCCGGCGGTAGTGAGGCCAAGGCCCAGGAATACGTCAAGGAGCTGTTCAAGCACGTACCGGTGCTGGACACCGGTGCCCGCGGCTCGACCATCACCTTCGTCAACAACGGTCAGGGCGACGTGCTGCTGGCCTGGGAAAACGAAGCCTTCCTGGCCCTCAAGGAAGAAGGCGGCGCCGACAAGTTCGACATCGTCGTGCCTTCGCTGTCGATCCTCGCCGAGCCGCCAGTGGCGGTGGTGGACAAGAACGCCGAGAAGAAAGGCAACACCGAGATCGCCGAGGCCTACCTCAAGCACCTGTACAGCCCGGCCGGCCAGGAAATCGCCGCGAAGAACTTCTACCGTCCGCGGGACAAGGACGTCGCCGCCAAATACGCCCAGCAGTTCCCCAAACTGGACCTGGTGACTATCGACAAGGACTTCGGCGGCTGGAAAACTGCCCAACCGAAATTCTTCAATGACGGTGGCGTGTTCGACCAGATCTACACGGCCCAATAA
- the cysT gene encoding sulfate ABC transporter permease subunit CysT translates to MSRRISPVIPGFGLTLGYTLVYLSLIVLIPLAAMFVHAAQLTWEQFWAIVSAPRVLAALQLSFGTALYAAIINGVIGTLLAWVLVRYTFPGRKIIDAMIDLPFALPTAVAGIALTALYAPTGLVGQFATDLGFKIAYTPLGITLALTFVTLPFVVRTVQPVLADIPREVEEAAACLGAKPWQVFRHILVPALLPAWLTGFALAFARGVGEYGSVIFIAGNMPMKTEILPLLIMVKLDQYDYTGATSIGVLMLVVSFVLLLLINLLQRRIERP, encoded by the coding sequence ATGTCGCGTCGTATCTCCCCCGTCATACCCGGCTTCGGGCTGACGCTGGGCTACACCTTGGTGTACCTCAGCCTGATTGTGCTCATTCCCCTGGCGGCGATGTTCGTGCATGCCGCGCAACTCACCTGGGAACAGTTCTGGGCAATCGTTTCGGCGCCCCGAGTGCTCGCCGCACTCCAGCTGAGTTTCGGCACCGCGTTGTACGCGGCCATCATCAACGGCGTCATCGGCACCCTGCTGGCCTGGGTCCTGGTGCGCTACACCTTCCCCGGGCGCAAGATCATCGACGCCATGATCGACTTGCCGTTCGCCCTGCCCACCGCGGTGGCCGGCATCGCCCTGACGGCGCTCTACGCGCCCACCGGCCTGGTGGGCCAGTTCGCCACCGACCTGGGCTTCAAGATCGCCTACACGCCCCTGGGCATCACCCTGGCGCTGACCTTCGTCACCCTGCCGTTCGTGGTGCGCACGGTGCAGCCGGTGCTGGCGGACATCCCCCGAGAGGTGGAAGAGGCCGCCGCCTGCCTTGGCGCCAAGCCCTGGCAGGTGTTCCGCCATATCCTGGTGCCGGCCTTGCTGCCGGCCTGGCTCACCGGCTTTGCCCTGGCCTTCGCCCGGGGCGTCGGCGAGTACGGTTCGGTGATCTTCATCGCCGGCAACATGCCGATGAAGACCGAGATCCTGCCGTTGCTGATCATGGTCAAGCTCGACCAGTACGATTACACCGGCGCCACCTCCATCGGCGTGCTGATGCTGGTGGTTTCCTTTGTCCTGTTGCTGCTGATCAACCTGCTGCAGCGGCGCATCGAACGTCCATAA
- the cysW gene encoding sulfate ABC transporter permease subunit CysW, with the protein MSQSSIAASSANAARRGSATSRRVLIGLGWLIFALFLLLPLFIVVSQGLKLGIGAFFEAIFEPDALSALKLTVIAVLISVPLNLVFGVSAAWCVSKYSFRGKSILVTLIDLPFSVSPVIAGLVYVLMFGAQGLFGPWLSAHDIQIVFALPGIVLATIFVTVPFVARELIPLMQEQGTQEEEAARLLGANGWQMFWHVTVPNIKWGLIYGVVLCTARAMGEFGAVSVVSGHIRGVTNTLPLHVEILYNEYNHVAAFAVASLLLILALFILLLKQWSESRINRLRASAAEE; encoded by the coding sequence ATGTCTCAATCGTCTATCGCCGCCTCGTCGGCCAACGCCGCCCGCCGTGGCAGCGCCACCTCGCGACGGGTGTTGATTGGCCTGGGCTGGCTGATCTTCGCCCTGTTCCTGCTGTTGCCGCTGTTCATCGTGGTGTCCCAGGGTTTGAAGCTGGGCATCGGCGCCTTCTTCGAGGCGATCTTCGAGCCCGACGCCTTGTCGGCGCTCAAACTCACGGTGATCGCGGTGCTGATCTCGGTGCCCCTGAACCTGGTGTTCGGGGTCAGCGCCGCCTGGTGCGTGAGCAAGTACTCGTTCCGCGGCAAGAGCATCCTGGTGACCCTGATCGACCTGCCGTTCTCGGTATCGCCGGTGATCGCCGGCCTGGTCTACGTGCTGATGTTCGGCGCCCAGGGCCTGTTCGGCCCGTGGCTTTCGGCTCACGACATCCAGATCGTCTTCGCCTTGCCGGGCATCGTCCTGGCGACCATCTTCGTCACCGTGCCCTTCGTCGCCCGGGAGCTGATTCCGCTGATGCAGGAGCAGGGCACCCAGGAAGAGGAGGCCGCCAGGTTGCTGGGGGCCAACGGCTGGCAGATGTTCTGGCACGTCACCGTGCCCAACATCAAATGGGGCCTGATCTATGGCGTGGTGCTCTGTACCGCCCGGGCCATGGGCGAATTCGGCGCGGTGTCGGTGGTATCCGGGCACATTCGCGGGGTCACCAACACCCTGCCGCTGCACGTGGAAATCCTCTACAACGAGTACAACCACGTGGCCGCGTTTGCCGTCGCCAGCCTGTTGCTGATCCTTGCGCTGTTCATCCTGCTGCTCAAGCAGTGGAGCGAATCCCGAATCAACCGCCTGCGCGCCAGCGCCGCGGAGGAATAA
- a CDS encoding sulfate/molybdate ABC transporter ATP-binding protein, giving the protein MSIEVRNVSKNFNAFKALNSINLDIQSGELVALLGPSGCGKTTLLRIIAGLETPDDGSIVFHGEDVSGHDVRDRNVGFVFQHYALFRHMSVFDNVAFGLRMKPKHQRPSESKIAEKVHELLNMVQLDWLADRYPEQLSGGQRQRIALARALAVEPKVLLLDEPFGALDAKVRKELRRWLARLHEDINLTSVFVTHDQEEAMEVADRIVVMNKGVIEQIGSPGEVYENPASDFVYHFLGDSNRLHLGEDQHVLFRPHEVSLSRSELEDHHAAEVRDIRPLGATTRVTLKVEGQSELIEAEVVKDHDSLIGLARGETLFFKPKVWQKHTSL; this is encoded by the coding sequence ATGTCGATCGAAGTCCGTAACGTCAGCAAGAACTTCAACGCCTTCAAGGCTCTGAACAGCATCAACCTGGATATCCAGAGCGGCGAGCTGGTGGCCCTGCTGGGCCCGTCCGGCTGTGGCAAGACCACCCTGCTGCGGATCATCGCCGGCCTGGAAACACCGGACGACGGCAGCATCGTGTTCCACGGCGAGGACGTTTCCGGCCACGACGTGCGTGATCGCAACGTCGGTTTCGTGTTCCAGCACTACGCCCTGTTCCGCCACATGAGCGTGTTCGACAACGTCGCCTTCGGCCTGCGCATGAAGCCCAAGCACCAGCGCCCCAGCGAGAGCAAGATCGCCGAGAAGGTCCATGAACTGCTGAACATGGTGCAGTTGGACTGGCTCGCCGACCGCTACCCGGAGCAGCTGTCCGGCGGCCAGCGCCAGCGTATCGCCCTGGCCCGCGCCCTGGCGGTGGAGCCCAAGGTGCTGCTGCTGGACGAGCCCTTCGGCGCCCTCGACGCCAAGGTGCGCAAGGAGCTGCGGCGCTGGCTGGCGCGGCTGCACGAAGACATCAACCTGACTTCGGTGTTCGTTACCCACGACCAGGAAGAAGCCATGGAAGTGGCCGACCGCATCGTGGTGATGAATAAGGGTGTGATCGAGCAGATCGGCTCCCCGGGCGAGGTCTACGAGAACCCGGCCAGCGACTTCGTCTACCACTTCCTCGGCGACTCCAACCGCCTGCACCTGGGCGAGGACCAGCACGTGCTGTTCCGTCCCCACGAAGTGTCGCTGTCGCGTTCGGAACTGGAAGACCATCACGCCGCCGAAGTGCGCGACATCCGTCCCCTGGGCGCCACCACCCGGGTGACCCTCAAGGTCGAAGGCCAGAGCGAGCTGATCGAAGCCGAAGTGGTGAAGGACCACGACAGCCTGATCGGCCTGGCCCGTGGCGAGACCCTGTTCTTCAAGCCCAAGGTCTGGCAGAAGCACACCAGCCTCTGA
- a CDS encoding sorbitol dehydrogenase: protein MSTERENFVGLSTALLGIGKALLAPSIDPIDLPSQFLAYIRPKLTEAQLNDLLSQYASLVADQQSPEQIARALLMDNGQPAATPAAKACRSIMKMWLLGVWYQPYDASSFKAGQQWVVSDLAYQQSWAWKVAQAHPMGYSQFHFGYWNETPPSLEAFTGVPAKGQQGASS from the coding sequence ATGAGCACCGAGCGTGAGAACTTTGTCGGCCTGTCCACGGCGTTGCTGGGGATCGGCAAGGCCTTGCTGGCGCCGTCGATCGACCCCATCGACCTGCCCAGCCAGTTTCTGGCCTATATCCGCCCGAAGCTGACCGAGGCCCAACTCAATGACCTGCTGAGCCAGTACGCCAGCCTGGTGGCTGACCAGCAGAGCCCGGAACAGATCGCCCGGGCGCTGCTGATGGACAACGGCCAGCCAGCGGCCACACCTGCGGCCAAGGCCTGTCGTTCGATCATGAAAATGTGGCTGCTGGGGGTCTGGTACCAGCCTTATGACGCCAGCAGCTTCAAGGCCGGGCAACAGTGGGTCGTGTCCGACCTGGCGTACCAGCAAAGCTGGGCCTGGAAGGTCGCCCAGGCTCATCCCATGGGCTACAGCCAGTTTCATTTCGGCTACTGGAACGAGACGCCGCCGAGCCTGGAGGCCTTTACCGGTGTACCCGCCAAGGGGCAGCAAGGAGCTTCGTCATGA